One window of Streptococcus suis genomic DNA carries:
- a CDS encoding VOC family protein has translation MFKAMEVYLVTNGNGFEAIEFYKNALGATVEQVNLFKDFLPDCPAELENHVMNAQFRLPNGQRFMLSDNNPEMPYSVGDNITVALITDDAETAKDCYDKLSVDAKAINMELQAVPWSPAYGNVTDKFGITWQFNAEVEGYGAEYYAEEN, from the coding sequence ATGTTTAAAGCAATGGAAGTATATTTGGTAACCAATGGTAACGGATTTGAAGCCATCGAATTTTACAAAAATGCCCTCGGTGCAACAGTTGAGCAAGTAAATTTGTTCAAGGATTTCTTGCCAGATTGTCCAGCTGAATTGGAAAATCATGTGATGAATGCACAATTCCGCTTGCCAAACGGTCAACGTTTCATGCTTTCTGATAACAATCCAGAAATGCCTTACTCAGTAGGCGACAACATCACCGTTGCCCTTATCACTGATGATGCTGAAACAGCTAAGGATTGCTACGACAAATTGTCAGTAGATGCTAAAGCCATCAACATGGAGTTGCAGGCAGTGCCATGGTCACCGGCCTACGGAAATGTTACGGACAAATTCGGCATCACATGGCAATTCAACGCAGAAGTTGAAGGCTATGGGGCGGAATACTACGCAGAAGAAAACTAA
- a CDS encoding LysR family transcriptional regulator → MSSISKKSIIEAIISLGSITAAAESLYVTQPYISRILKEIEEELGAKLFERRYREMKLTQAGEIYLAFLEKVDVLHSVMLDQLSSIAKEKKGLLRIGINPMLSPIFLPAIYPIVTNTMDKVEFKFVENTSKVLLNMLNEGDLDLLFGIGNEDSNFETIHVFDSSMCLIASESSSLFQPTRQRELLKNSLDLKQLHNLPVILLNEHYVFRKIIDTAYFQENISINCIHETSNTYTAIGMVKKGIGNMFLPKVVTIPSNFNKCSIYEIAEPSFTIEFVFYRNPTIQSPSYLDEFIEQAGRTLHEHYTQPVMVSH, encoded by the coding sequence ATGTCGAGTATTTCTAAAAAAAGCATCATTGAAGCCATCATTTCCTTAGGAAGCATCACAGCTGCTGCCGAATCACTCTATGTAACACAGCCCTATATTTCTAGAATATTAAAAGAAATTGAAGAGGAGTTAGGAGCTAAACTATTTGAACGCCGCTATCGCGAAATGAAATTAACTCAGGCTGGTGAAATTTATTTAGCCTTTTTAGAGAAAGTGGACGTACTTCACAGCGTTATGTTGGATCAATTATCCTCTATTGCCAAAGAAAAAAAGGGACTGTTGCGTATCGGCATCAACCCCATGTTATCTCCTATTTTTCTACCAGCTATTTATCCTATCGTTACAAATACAATGGACAAGGTAGAATTTAAATTCGTTGAAAATACTTCAAAAGTCCTTCTAAATATGCTAAATGAAGGCGATTTAGACCTCCTATTTGGTATCGGAAATGAGGACAGCAACTTTGAAACAATCCACGTTTTTGACTCCAGCATGTGTCTCATCGCTTCCGAATCATCCTCTCTCTTCCAACCAACTAGACAGCGCGAGCTACTAAAAAATTCATTGGATTTGAAACAACTTCATAACTTGCCTGTCATATTATTGAATGAACACTATGTTTTTAGAAAAATTATTGATACTGCGTATTTTCAAGAAAATATATCAATCAATTGTATCCATGAAACCTCAAATACGTACACAGCAATTGGCATGGTCAAAAAAGGAATTGGGAATATGTTTCTACCAAAGGTTGTAACTATACCTAGTAACTTTAACAAATGCAGCATTTATGAAATTGCTGAGCCATCCTTCACTATTGAATTTGTCTTTTATCGAAACCCAACTATCCAATCACCGTCCTACCTTGATGAGTTCATTGAGCAAGCTGGCAGGACTCTACATGAACATTATACTCAACCAGTTATGGTTAGTCACTAG
- a CDS encoding GntP family permease, with protein sequence MTGFANFAQRNWLIFFFSAVFGQMMGDSGAAKVIAYTFAGFARKFPGKEQLVAILTLIFISSTLSYGGISVYVLVFTMVAISKEIFQELDIPWHMYTCNGLAAGVITMSMIPGTPSIQNIMPTEYLGTTTMAAPILGLILAVLALIMGVGYIEFRLRQAQKRGEGFYKTGYRIAESDIKTETDIPNIPLWLCFLPSIVLFLFMNILKFSPPISLLITITVTYLLFYKHLKGIFATIQKATTNTLNAVGATCSVVGFGTVVAALPAFQYIISGLDKIPGPPVVQLVIAVNIASAITGSSAGGLGVGLQVFGQRFIDQGIPAPVIHRLAVVSAGGLDSLPHNGVVINSLAVMRLTHKESYLNTFVTSVVIPIICAFVGAMLYQMGIW encoded by the coding sequence ATGACTGGCTTTGCAAATTTTGCTCAGCGAAACTGGCTCATTTTCTTCTTCTCAGCAGTATTCGGTCAGATGATGGGAGATTCTGGAGCAGCAAAAGTGATTGCTTATACTTTTGCAGGATTTGCTCGGAAATTTCCAGGTAAGGAGCAACTAGTTGCAATTTTGACCCTGATTTTCATTTCATCGACCTTATCATATGGTGGCATATCGGTCTATGTCTTGGTCTTTACAATGGTAGCTATTTCTAAGGAAATATTTCAAGAGCTAGATATCCCTTGGCACATGTACACTTGTAATGGATTAGCTGCTGGAGTTATTACTATGTCGATGATACCTGGAACACCCTCGATTCAAAATATTATGCCTACGGAGTATCTGGGGACTACGACCATGGCCGCCCCTATACTTGGCTTAATTCTTGCCGTCTTGGCTTTGATAATGGGTGTCGGCTATATCGAATTTCGTTTGAGGCAGGCTCAAAAAAGGGGAGAAGGATTTTATAAGACTGGTTATAGGATTGCAGAGTCAGATATCAAAACTGAGACAGATATTCCTAATATTCCATTATGGCTTTGTTTCTTGCCTTCGATTGTCTTGTTCCTTTTTATGAATATCTTGAAATTCTCGCCACCTATTAGTCTACTCATTACTATTACAGTGACTTACTTGCTGTTCTACAAGCACTTGAAAGGAATTTTTGCTACTATTCAAAAAGCGACCACAAACACCTTGAATGCAGTAGGAGCTACTTGTTCAGTGGTTGGTTTTGGTACAGTGGTGGCGGCTCTACCGGCCTTTCAGTACATCATTTCCGGTCTGGATAAGATTCCTGGTCCGCCTGTAGTCCAGTTGGTCATCGCAGTTAACATTGCTTCCGCAATTACCGGATCATCAGCAGGTGGATTGGGAGTTGGCTTGCAGGTCTTTGGTCAGCGCTTTATTGATCAGGGAATTCCGGCTCCGGTCATTCATCGCCTAGCAGTTGTCTCTGCTGGTGGCCTAGATTCTTTACCGCATAACGGAGTTGTTATCAATTCCTTAGCTGTTATGCGCTTGACTCACAAGGAATCTTATCTAAATACCTTTGTAACATCAGTTGTGATTCCAATTATTTGTGCCTTTGTTGGTGCAATGCTTTATCAAATGGGTATATGGTAA
- a CDS encoding 3-hydroxyacyl-CoA dehydrogenase family protein → MSEIKRVAVIGSGLMGRQIALNSALYGYTVFLNDKNEEALEKAKEWTVDYLNGRIAKGKLTQEHIDDVNKVLFFEPDIKLAVEDVDLVIEAIIEDRQIKFDFFKEVTGLVKPGTILATNSSFMVSSLFKDAVREPELLANFHYFNPALVMKLVEVVKGEHTSMETVERLMDFARNTGKDPVFVMKENDGFLANSVLRAVSRKAMELYDEGIASYQDIDTAVEKGLNYPMGPFRLMDLTGVDLAYLAAKRQQDETGERRPGIELLEKMYNEKKWGRKTGEGFYKYTK, encoded by the coding sequence ATGAGTGAAATTAAACGTGTTGCTGTCATCGGTTCAGGCTTAATGGGGCGTCAAATTGCCCTGAATTCAGCCCTCTATGGCTATACAGTCTTTTTGAATGATAAGAATGAAGAAGCTTTAGAAAAAGCAAAAGAGTGGACAGTCGATTATCTTAATGGACGCATTGCCAAAGGGAAGTTAACCCAAGAGCATATCGATGATGTCAATAAAGTTTTATTCTTTGAACCAGATATAAAATTAGCAGTAGAAGATGTAGATTTAGTCATTGAAGCCATTATTGAGGATCGCCAGATTAAGTTTGATTTCTTCAAAGAAGTGACTGGATTGGTAAAACCAGGTACTATTCTTGCTACAAACTCTAGTTTCATGGTGTCTTCCTTGTTCAAAGATGCTGTTAGAGAACCAGAATTGTTGGCTAATTTCCATTACTTTAATCCAGCTTTGGTAATGAAATTGGTTGAAGTAGTCAAAGGCGAACACACTTCTATGGAAACTGTTGAACGATTGATGGATTTTGCCCGCAATACTGGTAAGGACCCTGTCTTTGTTATGAAAGAAAATGATGGATTCTTAGCGAACTCAGTACTCCGTGCTGTTTCTCGTAAAGCCATGGAACTCTATGATGAAGGCATCGCATCATATCAAGATATTGATACCGCTGTTGAAAAAGGTCTCAATTATCCGATGGGCCCATTCCGCCTGATGGACTTGACCGGTGTTGACCTAGCCTACCTAGCTGCCAAACGTCAGCAAGATGAAACTGGAGAACGTCGTCCAGGTATTGAGTTGTTGGAGAAAATGTACAACGAGAAAAAATGGGGCCGTAAAACAGGCGAAGGTTTCTATAAATATACGAAATAA
- a CDS encoding thiolase family protein: MSQQEVVIVAYGRSAVAKAGKKGFLRLQHPVDFAGKVLEGVLAKVPNLPKEEIYDVVVGTAKPEAEQGNNVARLIALRAGLPYSVSAQTINRFCSSGLQSVSTAANMIWSGEADVVVAGGVESMSKLPMTGNPATRDQWISDNEPGLYTPMGITAENVAEKYGVTREQMDAFAVESHHRAEAAQKAGKFVDEIIPVIGNDLEGNEFEFKDDQGIRYGSTMEALGALNPVFKENGTVTAGQASQVSDGAGFVVLMSRKRAEELNIKPVAKFLGFNVAGVDPNIMGIGPIEAVPRLLNRLDVKVDDIDVIELNEAFAAQALPIIDTLGFDPAKVNPNGGAIALGHPLGATGAILISKTISELKRTKGKLGLITMCIGGGMGAAGLIELIEDET, from the coding sequence ATGTCTCAACAAGAAGTAGTGATTGTTGCCTATGGTCGCTCAGCTGTTGCTAAAGCGGGAAAGAAGGGGTTCTTGCGCCTACAACATCCGGTTGATTTTGCCGGCAAGGTTTTGGAAGGGGTGTTAGCAAAAGTACCGAATCTTCCAAAGGAAGAAATCTATGACGTTGTTGTCGGAACAGCCAAACCAGAAGCGGAACAAGGGAACAACGTCGCTCGTCTCATTGCTCTGAGAGCTGGCTTACCGTACAGTGTATCTGCTCAAACGATTAACCGTTTCTGTTCATCAGGTCTACAATCGGTTTCTACAGCAGCAAATATGATTTGGTCCGGTGAAGCAGACGTAGTAGTAGCTGGTGGTGTGGAATCTATGTCCAAACTGCCAATGACAGGAAATCCTGCTACCCGTGATCAATGGATTTCAGATAATGAACCTGGTCTTTATACGCCAATGGGAATTACAGCAGAAAATGTAGCAGAAAAATATGGTGTGACCCGTGAACAAATGGATGCTTTCGCTGTTGAAAGTCACCACCGTGCAGAGGCTGCTCAAAAAGCTGGTAAGTTTGTTGACGAAATTATCCCAGTGATTGGAAATGACCTAGAGGGCAATGAGTTTGAATTCAAAGATGACCAAGGTATTCGTTATGGTTCGACCATGGAAGCTTTAGGTGCTTTGAATCCTGTCTTTAAAGAAAATGGTACTGTAACAGCTGGACAGGCATCGCAAGTTTCAGACGGTGCAGGATTTGTAGTTCTTATGTCTCGTAAGCGGGCAGAGGAATTAAACATTAAACCGGTTGCCAAATTCCTTGGTTTCAATGTTGCAGGGGTAGATCCAAATATCATGGGAATTGGGCCAATAGAGGCAGTACCACGTTTGTTAAATCGCTTGGATGTCAAAGTAGACGATATTGATGTTATTGAATTGAACGAAGCCTTCGCAGCTCAAGCCCTTCCAATCATCGATACTCTGGGCTTTGATCCAGCTAAGGTCAATCCAAATGGTGGAGCAATCGCCCTTGGTCACCCACTTGGTGCAACAGGTGCTATCTTGATTTCAAAAACAATTTCAGAATTGAAACGAACAAAAGGCAAACTTGGATTGATTACCATGTGTATCGGTGGCGGAATGGGTGCTGCTGGTCTGATTGAACTAATCGAAGATGAGACCTAG